The Myxococcota bacterium genome includes the window CGCATGGCCGTTGCCGTTCGCGCGGCGCTCCATGATGCGGTCGAAGGCGACCCGGATCTCGCTCTCGGGCGCCTGGTCGATGCCCGAGTTGGAGCAGTAGATGACCGTCGGGAAGATCCCGCGGACCGTATCGATGCCGCCGGTCCCGCGGTCCTCGTCGGCGGCGTCGGTGAGCGCCTGGACCGCCATCTCGAGAGCCTCGGGGCGCGACGCGTCGTCGTGGTGCGACTTCTTGAGCGACTCGCGGGCGTAGAGGCCGCCCGAGCCGGTCGAGTCGAACTCGGCCTCCTCGTAGCGCCCGCCCGTGACGTCGAACTTCCAGAGCCGGCCCTGCTCGCGCCGCAGGTCGTAGCCGGCGAAGAGCGGCACGACGACCATGCCTTGCATGGCCGCGGGCAGGTTCGCTCGGATCATCTGGGAGAGCTTGTTCGCCTTGCCGTCGAGCTCGAGGGGCTCGCCCTCGATCTTCTCGTAGTGCTCGAGCTCGATGCGCATCAGGCGCGCCATCTCGATGGCGGGTCCGGCGGCTCCCGCGATGGCGATCATCGAGTGGGCGTCGGTCGCGTAGACCTTCTGGACGTCGCGAGACGCGACGCGCAAGCCCTCGGTGGCGAGGCGATCGCCCGCGACGATCACGCCATCGTTGTACTTGAATGCGAGCACGGTGGTGCCGTGCGGCACCGAGAGATCACTCGCTGCCTTGCCCAAGCTGCCAGGGTCCCAAGCGAGCTCCGGGTGATCCACCCGCAACAGCTCGCTGAAGCTCGACCCCTGGTAGGTCCCCCCGAATCCGAAACGCAATCCGCCCCCCTCGGCGTCGGCCCTACTGGCCTCCGCGCTGAACGTAGTTCTTGACGAACTCTTCCGCGTTCTCTTCGAGCACCTCGTCGATCTCGTCGACGAGTGCGTCCATGTCTTCCTTCAGCTCCTCGCCCTTCTTGGCGAGCTTCTGCGGACCGCCGCCTTCCTTGCCGCCCTCGTCGCCGCCGCCGCCCTTCTTGGGCTGCTGCTTCTGGCCGCCCTCGGCGGCTCCGAAGATCGGCGCGTGGCTGGCCTGGGGTCGGGTCGTCGTAATGATGCGCATGCTTGGCTCCGTGTCGGTCCGGTTCGTTCGCTCGTTCAGGCCCGCAGGTTCTTGACCAGGTCGGCGGCCGTGGTGGAGCTCTCGAGCAGCTCCTGCAC containing:
- the prcB gene encoding proteasome subunit beta, whose protein sequence is MRFGFGGTYQGSSFSELLRVDHPELAWDPGSLGKAASDLSVPHGTTVLAFKYNDGVIVAGDRLATEGLRVASRDVQKVYATDAHSMIAIAGAAGPAIEMARLMRIELEHYEKIEGEPLELDGKANKLSQMIRANLPAAMQGMVVVPLFAGYDLRREQGRLWKFDVTGGRYEEAEFDSTGSGGLYARESLKKSHHDDASRPEALEMAVQALTDAADEDRGTGGIDTVRGIFPTVIYCSNSGIDQAPESEIRVAFDRIMERRANGNGHAATDGGPQS
- a CDS encoding ubiquitin-like protein Pup; this translates as MFGAAEGGQKQQPKKGGGGDEGGKEGGGPQKLAKKGEELKEDMDALVDEIDEVLEENAEEFVKNYVQRGGQ